CTGCATCCGTCCAACGAAATGGACAGCCTGGGCTTCGACCAACCCGAAGTGAGCTGTCGCTACCCCTGATCGATAACAACAATAAGGAAAACGCCATGCGCCGCCCCCTGCTCAACCCGGCTCTGCTTTGCCAAGCCCTCGCCCTGGGCGCCTCGCTGCTCCTTGCCGGTCCCGCTGCGGCCAGCATTGCCTGGGTCTCCAATGAAAAAGACAACAGCCTCAGCCTGATCGATCTGCAGAGCCTTGAAGTCGTCGAAACCTTGCCGGTCGGCCAACGCCCCCGGGGCCTGTTGCTGTCCCATGACAACCGCCTGTTGTACATCTGCGCCAGCGATTCGGACCGGGTCCAGGTGATGGACGTCGCCACCCGCAAGATCATCAAGGAGCTGCCGTCCGGCAAGGACCCGGAACAATTCGCCTTGCACCCCAACGATCGCTGGCTCTATGTTTCCAACGAAGACGATGCCCTGGTCACGGTGATCGACACCCAGACCTCCGAAGTGCTGGGCCAGATTGGCGTGGGCGTCGAGCCCGAAGGCATGGCCGTCAGCCCCGACGGCAAGTGGGCGGTCAACACCAGCGAGACCACCAACATGCTGCACTGGATCGACACCAGCACCCAAACGTTGGCGGACAACACCTTGGTCGATCAACGGCCGCGCTTCGTCGAGTTCAATCGCGACGGCACGCAGCTCTGGGCCTCGGCGGAAATCGGCGGCACCTTGACTATCCTCGACGTTGCCACGCGCCAAGTCCTCAAGACCCTGACCTTCCAGATCAAGGGCGTGCATCCGGACAAGGTACAACCGGTGGGCATCAAGCTCAGCGCCGACGGCAAGCTCGCGTTCGTCGCCCTGGGCCCGGCCAACCATGTCGCGGTGATCGACGCGAAGACCTTCGAAGTGCTGGATTACCTGTTGGTGGGCCGGCGCGTCTGGCAACTGGCGTTCACCCCGGACCAGAAGCAATTGCTGGCGACCAATGGCGTCAGCGGCGATGTCTCGGTGATCGACGTGGAGAGCCGCAAGGTACTCAAGTCGGTGAAAGTCGGGCGCTATCCCTGGGGCGTGGTGGTGACGCCAT
This genomic interval from Pseudomonas alvandae contains the following:
- a CDS encoding YVTN family beta-propeller repeat protein, whose amino-acid sequence is MRRPLLNPALLCQALALGASLLLAGPAAASIAWVSNEKDNSLSLIDLQSLEVVETLPVGQRPRGLLLSHDNRLLYICASDSDRVQVMDVATRKIIKELPSGKDPEQFALHPNDRWLYVSNEDDALVTVIDTQTSEVLGQIGVGVEPEGMAVSPDGKWAVNTSETTNMLHWIDTSTQTLADNTLVDQRPRFVEFNRDGTQLWASAEIGGTLTILDVATRQVLKTLTFQIKGVHPDKVQPVGIKLSADGKLAFVALGPANHVAVIDAKTFEVLDYLLVGRRVWQLAFTPDQKQLLATNGVSGDVSVIDVESRKVLKSVKVGRYPWGVVVTP